AGCAAAGGGCGAGCGACACCTAGAACCGCCGATGCATAGTAAGACCTGAGAGCCCCTATTTTCGTGATTTTGCGAGCTTCACATCCCTGGCCGGCAACCTAGGCCACGGCAGTGCTTCGGCCTTGTGTTAACACCCTTGACAACCCAAGCACATTTATGCCTTCCAAAATCGACCGGGACCAACCCCTTCTGTGGCTCTGCTCTGTTTCAACACTCACCGTCGTTGAGAGCAGGAACTCGCCTTTCTCGCTTCACGGAAGTGCTCGTGCCAAGTGCTTCGCTAGTTTGCACGTTTGACAGTTCGAGTAAGCCACTGATTCAGTTTATTTCACCCTTTTAGTGATCAAGAAGTCCTGGCCAAGCTACAGCACGAGAGCCAAGGTGCTGCCGTCCAAAGAAGCATTGGCAGATTTGccttctctgtttctttggtCATTGGATTCTGCTCTCGGTGGATTCAAAACTTTTTATCTGGgcaattttctttattgttctCTTCCGTTTGCGAGATCCAAAGATTGTAAACTGTCATGGGTGGGtggattttcaagaaggaattgagGAACTTGGATCCCTTTCTCTCATGCTGGATGAGTTCTCAGGTTTCTTGCTGAAACATGTCTCTGGTTTTTTTATTGTGTAGTGTGGGGATATATCTTAAGCAAGTAGTAAAAACGAAATAGCTATGTCGGTATTTTctgttaattaaatattatagcGGAGAGAATTAAttcatcaatttaataagtataaatattgattatgattttcaaaagttttatgactcatttGCACATTCTTCATTAGTTTTGGGACCTTTAGtgctcttatctcttcttcttcttcttctttgttttttttttttttttttttcgattttcatGGCAACAAAAGGAGATCTTCTATTGGGGAAAATCCACAATTCAGTGGATTGCTCATTGCTTATTCTCAGCTTTATTTTAGCATGACCTTACACAAACCATCCAATCCTTTAGAACGTAGAAATCACATGAGAAAACCTTGCCTCGGCCAAAAGCTTCGAGGCAGagcccaaaaggaaaaaagaagatacAACCCAATTTTTCCACTCACTTTTACTATGTCATCACTGAATGGATTTGGAGAATAGCATTTAGGCACAAACATCAGGATTGGCCACAAGGTACTCCTCAACAGCCTTGTACAATCCCATAGCTCTGTCTTTACCCTTCTTGATGTCCTCTTCTTTCAGCTCACAACCTTCCTGAACATGATATTCACTGGTCATCTTGCAAATGCATCCGCTACCAGCCGCGACGAATTTCACTTCCTCTGTGATGAAGTCGATCTTGTCGAACTTGATATCGCTTTCAATCATGGTAAATTTGCAATAAAAGCTACCTGCATCAAGAGCCTCGATCTTGTGCTTTGTGTACTTGATGTGAGAGCCTGTTATATGAATTCATTAAGCAAAGAAGTTAATTCTTAATTTCGAGATCTATATCAAGACTTGACATGATAAAAGTATGAGTATGAACTGACTTACTTTCACCAAAGTTGGTTTTCTTGATACTACCAACTCCACCATCTCCCTCGATGAACTCTATGCTCTTGATGCCCTCGGGAACAATCTGGGGTAGGATACTGTGGGAGTCAAGGAACAAAGCCTTGAACATCCTCGATGGTGCGATGGTGCTTGTGATCTCCATCGAGTAGGTGATGACTCCCATCTTTGCCGAGTAAGAAACAAAGAGAACTGAACTCAAGAATGGTAGTGGAAGCGTTTGGTGTGGTTGCTAAAGGAGAAGGCTTGAGCtgatgaagatggtgaagagAACTACGCGGTATTTATAGGCAAGTCCGTTGGCGAGTATCCATCACCATTCAAAGTCCAAAGCGCACCAAGTTGGACTATTTGGCCTtggttcaagtttttcttcttttctcattaGGCAGAGCTGTCGACCATCTAGAAGAATTGGAAATGGATGCCTTTATCGAACCCGAAGTAAaacatttattatatataactGCAAGATTATTTGAAGTgacattttcttattctttttactttttttgaaaattctgagccattttttcaaaaaaaaaaaaaaaaattgaaaatgactttatttcaaataagggcttgaaataattaagtcAATCTCAAATAATGTcctaaggctacgtttggtcgtccggatttatAATCGACAGATAgattggataggataggatataaaatcatgggatttttttatatcccgtcCAAATGTTTGGTGAATTggtattaaagtcggatatgttcacatcatgtatatatttttttatatataaatgacatatcattataaatgaacataaatcttcataaatgaagacggtgaaaatatctcgtaacactattccttaatttatttattatttattatattttatcctctttttatattattttcattattattttttttttccctttcatcatttttaataaaaaaaaattatcaaatagtaaactcgtactaacatatttaaaatacaaaatacctaaaatatataataaatataaatatttaatttatagattgaatgtttattataaaatagaattaaaattgaatatagaaattaaaataagattaattaaaaataaattttctttttatttttattttcttaaattagaattcaaatattatttatattgaaatataatttcaattttgttaatttaataagttttttattcaagaaaaataactttcctattatggacattagaaatcctatccacctttatcccacctcccccatgggataattttatcatgtcTATATCatccttatatccgactttatcctatcccgagtgagcaccaaacataggataggataaattatatcatatcccgaattttatcccgactgccaAACACAGCCTAAGATCACCATCCAACCAAATTTTCACCGACGGACATTTTCCGAGAAGTAAAACATGAGCAATTGtatccaaaatttataattaggcaaaaaacaaagaaaatccccaaattgaattgattagatcattctttttcaatttgttcacgTTTTCTCGTTGCtccttttcagttttctttctcTCACGCTGGTCAAGCAAATCGCTTTCGCTCGATCCTCGGCCGCCGCGCACTCGGTCCTCGCTGCTCCTTGCCCAATCCTCATCGCTCCTCGCGAGCTTCAGTCCATCGTCTGCCATACGGAGGCCGATTTTGCATCTCCAACCATGTAGTCTCGCTTTCCGGGCGTGGTTCATCTCCCTTTAGGCTTGCTTCTCGACATTCCCTCGGTGAGTTCTCTCGGCTTCTTCACTCGCCCGTATCTTTTGTTCCTTCGTGTTCTGAACTCAGTTCGTTTCTGCTCGTGAGTCATTGTAACTCCTTTTGCAGcgtataatatatatatggcaTAATTTACTATGTTTTCAAACAAGTGCAACCGAATAAACTTATGGCCAGTAATTGTATCATGCTCACGTCTGTATGGAGAAGAATCGACAAttaggagaattaccaaaaaagtatTAAACCCGTTACaattgccaattcaatttaaacttattatgaaaatgtaatcaaatcttagaactttcaaaaatgcaatcaacgaagaaattgatttgactaATTTGACGAGTTTTTCGATTTAAGTatacattttcaaagttttaggattcaattatacttttatgataatttttaagatttaattacactttttgaaaattttagagcTTAATTACActttaatgataaattttaaaactttcaatatacttttttttttttaaatcgaagtGAATCCGATTTAATGTGCTTTTGTTTCCCGAAAGACAATTTCGCTAGTTTGGCTTTTCAAAGGCCACCATAGCTGAGTCATCGAATTGAAATGACTTTAATGAAATGCTCTCACTtagaaaatgcatttatttcatCGAATCCAAATGACTGGATCTAGCCGAGATGTCGGAATGACTTATTTTATTGTCCCATTaaattccatttcttttcatctaACGGCGATCTATCTCGCTTAGGAAATGCAttatgaaatgcccaattttcCCTTGCACTTCCTTTTGCCTTCTTTATCCAACTCATCTATAAGACAAGTGAAAATTCACCTTCATGACCACAAAGGGAGATCTTTTCTTGAGCAAGATCCATAATTTATTGGATTGCTCGTTGCTCcttcagtttttatttttagcatGACCTTACATACAACCATCAAACCCTTTATAACATAGAAATCACACCATAAAAAAACCTTTCCTCATCCAGAGGCTCCGAGGCAGAGCCAAAAGGGAAAACAGAAGATACAATACAAACTTTCCACTCACTTTGCTGTATCATCACTTGGGATCTTGAGAATAGCATTTAGGCACAAACATCGGCGTTGGCCACAAGGTACTCCTCTACAGCCTTGTACAATCCCATAGCTCTGTCTTTACCCTTCTTGATGTCCTCCTCCTTGAGCTCACAACCTTCCTTAACGTGGTACTCGCTAGTCATCTTGCAAACGCATCCATTGCCAGCCGCGACGAATTTTACTTCTTCCGTGACAAAGTCAATCTTGTCGAACTTGATATCACTTTCGATCATAGTATATTTGCAGTAAAAACTACCTACATCAAGAGCCTCGATCTTGTGTTTTGTGTACTTGATGTGGGAGCCTGTTATATAAATTCATTTAGCGAAgaagttaatttttaattttgaggTCTATATATAGACTTAACGGGGTAGAAGTAGGAGTGTGATCCGACTTACTTTCACCAAAGTTAGTTTTCTTGATGCTACCAACTCCACCATCTCCCTCAATGAACTCAACGCTTTTGATGCCCTCGGGAACAATCTTGGGCAAGATATTGTGGGAGTCAAGGACCAAAGCCTTGAACATCCTTGACGGTGCGACGGCACTTGTGATCTCCATTGAGTAGGTGACAACTCCCATTTTGCCCTGTAAGAAACAAAGAGAACTGAACTCAAGAAGGGTAGCGGAAGGGTTTGGTGTGACAGCTAACGGAGAGAGCTTCagctgatgaagatgatgaagagaatTACTTGATACTTATGGGCTAGTCCATAGCTTAGTACTCCATCTCCATTCAAAGTTCAAAGCGCACCAAGTTGGACCCGTCGGCCTTGGTTTAAGTCTTCCCTCTTTTCACATTAGGCGGAGCTGTCGGTCATCTAGAAGAATTGAAAATAGATCTCATTATCAAACCGGAAGAAAACTATTATGTATAACTGCAGGATTTTGAAGTGACCTATTAttgttctttttactttttttcaaaccttgctcttttttttttggcccgtaaaatcttgatttgttcacaatttaatttttatttaacatTATTGGCATTTTCTTATCATTTTACAATCACCTCTTTAAGATAaatagtttttcctttcttgcacAATTCCAAATGTGAAATCAATCTTCTAATTTTACTGGTGAAACTCCGTCTTAAAATTTCATGACCCTTTATATCTTGCGGAATAACTTAATTTAACAAGTCCTTTTATCGTAgaacaatattttcttttttcttctttaataaaAAGTGGATTTTGTGGATTagcaagaaaatgagaaaagtgaCTGCGGATAGTCATTCTTTGACATCAATATCTAATAAatgtatagttttttttttttttttattataactaAGGTGATCGCGGTGCTGGTGGGCCAAACCATAGAGCTTCGACTCCACCAGAACCAAAGCGTGCAATCGATGAGTTTAGATAAGTTAACCCTTTTGCTTCGACTTGATTAGACACGATCCTGTTCGAAAAgaaatattgagtttttttaaaaaatttagaactgatgTAGACACGAAAATTAGGCTTGATATCAGATTTACTGTCCAAGGGCAAATTTGCCAGTTTGAATTTTAAAAGGCCAATAAATCCACGTCATCGAATCCAAGTGACTGTCTTCTAAACTAGGATAAGTCCACAAGGACAAACGCCTCTCCTGTTCGaccgttctttttcttttat
This region of Eucalyptus grandis isolate ANBG69807.140 chromosome 8, ASM1654582v1, whole genome shotgun sequence genomic DNA includes:
- the LOC120286025 gene encoding major strawberry allergen Fra a 1-3-like codes for the protein MGVVTYSMEITSAVAPSRMFKALVLDSHNILPKIVPEGIKSVEFIEGDGGVGSIKKTNFGESSHIKYTKHKIEALDVGSFYCKYTMIESDIKFDKIDFVTEEVKFVAAGNGCVCKMTSEYHVKEGCELKEEDIKKGKDRAMGLYKAVEEYLVANADVCA
- the LOC104415207 gene encoding major strawberry allergen Fra a 1-3; the encoded protein is MGVITYSMEITSTIAPSRMFKALFLDSHSILPQIVPEGIKSIEFIEGDGGVGSIKKTNFGESSHIKYTKHKIEALDAGSFYCKFTMIESDIKFDKIDFITEEVKFVAAGSGCICKMTSEYHVQEGCELKEEDIKKGKDRAMGLYKAVEEYLVANPDVCA